A section of the bacterium genome encodes:
- a CDS encoding HNH endonuclease, translating into MLFNRTPNTKRDGANFTSSEIEAVWQKGEIVRGYDPAKIRRDVCGAFIHRDKYGDRTHNGNGWEIDHILPVAKGGGDELTNLQPLQWQNNRHKGDNINWTCAVRAA; encoded by the coding sequence ATGTTGTTTAACAGAACACCAAACACAAAACGTGATGGCGCGAATTTTACATCATCAGAAATTGAAGCTGTATGGCAAAAAGGCGAAATAGTACGCGGGTACGACCCTGCCAAAATTAGAAGGGATGTCTGCGGCGCATTTATTCATAGGGATAAATACGGCGATCGGACGCATAATGGTAATGGCTGGGAAATAGATCATATCCTGCCAGTTGCAAAGGGTGGAGGGGATGAATTAACGAATTTGCAACCATTACAATGGCAGAACAATCGCCATAAGGGAGATAATATTAACTGGACCTGCGCGGTTAGAGCCGCTTAA